One window from the genome of Spirosoma rhododendri encodes:
- a CDS encoding bifunctional helix-turn-helix transcriptional regulator/GNAT family N-acetyltransferase: MQNDFFQRTGAMALGSRLRQTSDRLTQEAAKIYQLYGLEIEPRWFPVLYTLSQQDNQSVAQLAVSIGHSQASVSQIVKEMQGRGYVHVAKSADDGRKTIVTLSEKTQQQLPLLQEQIADVAQVVDVLLGQMQHNIWQALDELDYLLDQQSMLARTSRQRKQRESGRVEIVAYEESYHDSFRRLNQEWITTYFTMEAADYQALDHPYEKIIQPGGCILMALYDGEAVGTCALLKMDDETYELAKMAVSPRAQGRHVGWLLGQAVLEKAKQLGATTVYLESNTILKPAISLYHKLGFERVKGPASPYKRCNIQMKRIL, from the coding sequence ATGCAAAACGATTTCTTTCAGAGAACAGGCGCCATGGCGCTGGGTAGCCGACTGCGCCAAACCAGCGACCGGCTCACGCAGGAAGCCGCCAAAATATACCAGCTATACGGTCTGGAAATCGAACCGAGGTGGTTTCCCGTGCTGTACACCCTGAGTCAGCAGGATAATCAGTCGGTGGCCCAGTTGGCAGTATCCATCGGTCATTCGCAGGCGTCGGTCAGTCAGATTGTGAAGGAGATGCAGGGGCGGGGCTACGTGCACGTCGCCAAATCGGCCGATGATGGGCGCAAAACGATAGTTACCCTGTCAGAGAAAACGCAGCAGCAGCTACCGCTTCTTCAGGAGCAGATTGCCGATGTCGCCCAGGTTGTCGATGTGCTACTGGGTCAGATGCAGCACAATATCTGGCAGGCACTCGATGAGCTGGATTACCTGCTCGATCAGCAGAGTATGCTGGCCCGAACCAGTCGGCAGCGCAAACAGCGCGAGAGCGGCCGGGTCGAGATTGTCGCGTATGAGGAGTCGTATCACGACTCGTTTCGGCGGCTGAATCAGGAGTGGATCACGACTTATTTCACCATGGAAGCCGCCGATTATCAGGCACTGGATCACCCGTACGAAAAAATTATTCAGCCGGGTGGCTGCATCCTGATGGCCCTCTACGACGGCGAAGCTGTTGGCACGTGTGCGCTGCTGAAGATGGACGACGAAACCTACGAACTGGCGAAAATGGCGGTCTCGCCCCGCGCGCAGGGCAGACATGTGGGCTGGCTGCTGGGGCAGGCCGTACTCGAAAAAGCAAAACAGCTGGGTGCCACAACGGTGTATCTGGAAAGCAATACGATCCTGAAACCCGCGATCAGCCTGTATCACAAGCTGGGTTTTGAACGCGTCAAAGGCCCGGCTTCGCCCTACAAACGGTGTAACATCCAGATGAAACGGATACTGTAA
- the gcvH gene encoding glycine cleavage system protein GcvH codes for MNFPAELKYTQDHEWIRLEADGTAVVGITDFAQHELGDIVFVDVSSVGQSLAQGDVFGSVEAVKTVSDLFLPLEGEILELNSAVEKKPELLNSDPYGDGWIIKIKPANTDFDSLLSVDAYQELVGA; via the coding sequence ATGAATTTCCCCGCAGAACTGAAATATACGCAGGACCACGAGTGGATTCGGCTGGAAGCCGACGGAACGGCCGTTGTTGGCATCACTGATTTTGCGCAGCACGAGTTGGGCGACATCGTTTTCGTCGACGTATCGTCGGTTGGTCAGTCGCTGGCGCAGGGCGACGTATTTGGGTCGGTCGAAGCCGTTAAAACTGTATCTGATCTGTTTTTGCCCCTCGAAGGTGAGATTCTGGAACTCAACAGCGCGGTCGAGAAAAAGCCCGAACTGCTCAACAGCGACCCCTACGGCGATGGCTGGATCATCAAGATCAAACCGGCCAACACCGATTTCGACAGCCTGCTAAGCGTCGACGCCTATCAGGAACTGGTGGGAGCCTGA
- a CDS encoding dihydroorotase, translating into MNLFIRAARIVDATSAHDGQAVDLLIENGLIRQIGTDLSAPDGIRIIEGDNLHVSAGWLDMRVLAQDPGFEHKEDLTSVCRAAAAGGFTDIALLPNTQPVIDAKGALGYVQRMSDGLDARVHVLAAVTKGAAGVDFTDMIDLHHAGAVAFSDGTHSLQNPDLLLKTLQYLQPIGGLLINQPEEATLTRYGQMHEGIQSTLLGMKGIPALAEEIAVERDLRLLAYVLEDSEESTGDRPSALHFSTLSSARSVELIRQAKAQGLPVSCDVAVHQLVFTDTDLAGFDTNLKVNPPFRSAADVDALWAGLADGTIDAIVSDHTPQDAESKNLEFDLAEFGIIGLETVFAALMTHNRALPLSLLIDRLTTRPRQILRLPATHIAEGEPATLTLFDPTQSWTYAKTRSKSHNSPFLGQTLTGRVLGTVVGGHFTVK; encoded by the coding sequence ATGAACCTATTTATTCGCGCGGCCCGGATTGTTGATGCGACTTCGGCCCACGATGGGCAAGCGGTCGATCTGCTGATTGAAAACGGCCTGATTCGGCAGATTGGCACTGACCTATCGGCTCCCGACGGTATCCGGATAATCGAAGGCGATAATTTACACGTGTCGGCGGGCTGGCTCGACATGCGGGTGCTGGCCCAGGACCCCGGCTTCGAGCACAAGGAAGACCTCACGAGCGTATGTCGGGCGGCAGCGGCTGGCGGCTTCACCGACATTGCCCTCCTGCCCAACACGCAGCCGGTTATCGACGCGAAAGGCGCGCTGGGTTATGTACAGCGAATGAGCGACGGACTCGACGCGCGGGTTCATGTACTGGCAGCCGTAACGAAGGGAGCCGCCGGGGTCGACTTTACGGACATGATCGATCTGCACCATGCCGGGGCGGTCGCCTTCTCCGACGGGACGCACTCGCTGCAAAACCCCGATCTGCTGCTGAAGACGTTGCAATACCTGCAACCCATCGGCGGGTTGCTCATCAATCAGCCCGAAGAAGCCACCCTGACCCGGTACGGGCAGATGCACGAGGGGATTCAGAGTACGTTGCTGGGTATGAAAGGTATACCGGCGCTGGCCGAAGAAATTGCCGTCGAGCGCGACCTGCGGCTGCTGGCTTACGTGCTGGAAGACAGCGAAGAATCGACCGGCGATCGGCCATCTGCGCTGCATTTCTCCACCCTGTCGTCGGCCCGGTCGGTCGAGCTGATCCGGCAGGCGAAAGCACAGGGCCTGCCCGTTAGCTGCGATGTTGCCGTTCACCAGCTCGTTTTCACCGATACCGACCTGGCTGGTTTCGACACCAACCTGAAAGTAAACCCGCCCTTCCGCTCTGCCGCCGACGTCGACGCGCTCTGGGCCGGACTGGCCGATGGTACCATCGACGCGATTGTATCGGACCATACTCCGCAGGATGCCGAAAGCAAAAATCTGGAATTTGACCTGGCGGAGTTCGGGATTATCGGTCTGGAAACGGTTTTTGCCGCGCTGATGACCCACAACCGCGCCCTGCCGCTGTCGCTCCTGATCGACCGGCTAACGACCCGCCCCCGGCAGATTCTGCGGCTACCCGCTACCCACATTGCCGAAGGTGAACCCGCTACGCTGACGCTCTTCGACCCCACGCAGTCGTGGACGTATGCCAAAACACGCTCAAAATCGCACAACTCGCCATTTCTGGGCCAAACCCTGACTGGCCGGGTATTGGGCACGGTGGTTGGCGGGCATTTCACGGTTAAGTGA
- a CDS encoding DUF4199 domain-containing protein, with translation MITGLFCFIYFLSLYALGIPPLGNIRVLDFGIVIIMMIATVWYYRKHVGKGTLHLWEGITICYVLNTIAALLTGWLIYFFVTVVNPDVFAEYVINSKKLLLEGKKQLVDQFGPETFAEQWQKVSAMTPGVLLPDEMTKKTALAVLPVLIISLIFRKQDYGIYRQ, from the coding sequence TTGATCACCGGGCTTTTCTGCTTCATCTACTTCCTGTCTCTGTACGCGCTGGGCATTCCCCCGCTGGGCAACATTCGCGTGCTCGACTTCGGCATCGTCATCATCATGATGATTGCGACCGTCTGGTACTACCGGAAGCACGTAGGCAAGGGCACGCTCCACCTGTGGGAAGGCATTACAATCTGCTACGTGCTCAACACGATAGCCGCCCTGCTGACAGGATGGCTCATTTATTTTTTCGTCACGGTTGTCAATCCCGACGTATTTGCGGAATACGTCATTAACTCAAAAAAGCTGCTCCTCGAAGGCAAAAAACAACTGGTCGATCAGTTCGGGCCGGAAACGTTTGCCGAGCAGTGGCAGAAGGTCAGCGCGATGACACCCGGCGTGCTGCTGCCCGACGAAATGACCAAGAAAACCGCGCTGGCCGTGTTGCCGGTGCTGATTATTTCGTTGATCTTTCGCAAACAGGATTACGGTATCTACCGGCAGTAA
- a CDS encoding DUF4199 domain-containing protein codes for MNEQPSSARIALKWGGILGLVLILITLIMYMTNPAGNPSFSVLTLVAMVGFLVLGLQEYRRANEGFLTYGEGMSIGALLSAVAGLLSSAFITFYNVVIDPTIQQRTIEGAREQLEKQGMDDDQIDKAMELAQKFQSPGFVFVSGVFGTIIMGVLLTLIVAAVLRRNRPLF; via the coding sequence ATGAACGAACAACCTTCTTCGGCGCGCATTGCCCTCAAATGGGGCGGTATTCTGGGTCTCGTGCTGATTCTGATTACCCTGATTATGTACATGACCAACCCGGCGGGCAACCCCAGCTTTTCAGTCCTGACGCTGGTGGCGATGGTTGGCTTTCTGGTGCTGGGCTTGCAGGAGTACCGGCGCGCAAACGAAGGTTTTCTCACCTACGGCGAAGGAATGAGTATCGGCGCGCTGCTATCGGCGGTAGCGGGGCTGCTGTCGTCGGCGTTTATTACGTTCTACAACGTTGTTATCGACCCGACTATTCAGCAGCGGACCATTGAAGGAGCCCGCGAACAGCTGGAGAAGCAGGGCATGGACGACGATCAGATTGACAAGGCGATGGAGCTGGCGCAAAAATTTCAGTCGCCCGGTTTCGTTTTTGTATCGGGTGTGTTCGGTACCATCATCATGGGTGTGCTGCTGACCCTGATCGTCGCGGCTGTGCTGCGCCGGAATCGCCCCCTGTTCTAA
- the gldF gene encoding gliding motility-associated ABC transporter permease subunit GldF — protein sequence MLAIFRKEINQFFSSPIAYIIMAVFLTAVGLMLWVFPDTSLLDAGYADLSAFFSLTPYVLLFLVPAITMRTIADEVRSGTLEWVLTKPVSRWGVVGGKFLACWLLVLITLLPTLLYYLTLYQLGSPVGNIDSAGVFGAYTGLLLLAGVFVAIGLWASSLNDNQVVAFVLGVFLCFLLFVGLGAIASLPILGSAGYYVGYFALDEQYRALGRGLIDSRNVIYLLSLMAFFLWLTVNRLNR from the coding sequence GTGCTGGCTATTTTTCGTAAAGAAATCAATCAGTTTTTCTCGTCGCCCATCGCGTACATCATCATGGCTGTTTTTCTGACGGCTGTGGGGCTGATGCTGTGGGTGTTTCCGGATACAAGCCTGCTGGACGCCGGGTACGCCGACCTGTCCGCTTTTTTCAGCCTGACACCCTACGTACTCCTGTTTCTGGTACCGGCCATCACGATGCGGACCATTGCCGACGAGGTCCGCAGCGGTACCCTCGAATGGGTGCTGACCAAGCCCGTCAGCCGGTGGGGCGTAGTGGGGGGCAAGTTTTTGGCCTGCTGGCTGCTGGTGCTCATTACCCTGCTCCCAACGCTGCTGTACTATCTGACGCTGTATCAGCTCGGCTCGCCCGTCGGCAACATCGATTCGGCGGGGGTGTTCGGTGCCTACACAGGGTTGCTGCTGCTGGCGGGCGTGTTTGTCGCCATCGGGTTGTGGGCCTCGTCGCTCAATGATAATCAGGTGGTTGCTTTCGTGCTGGGCGTCTTTCTGTGCTTTCTGCTGTTTGTTGGGCTGGGCGCCATTGCCAGCCTGCCGATACTGGGCAGCGCGGGCTACTACGTGGGGTATTTCGCCCTCGATGAGCAGTACCGCGCGCTGGGTCGTGGCCTGATCGACTCCCGCAACGTTATTTATCTGTTGAGCCTGATGGCCTTTTTTTTATGGCTGACCGTCAATCGGTTGAACCGGTAA
- a CDS encoding VanZ family protein — MNTMIFKKLLLIAAIGWTIIMFIGCSWPGESVPESLSNRDKLTHIAIFAAFGFLWRLAGQSTVKVLLAGILYGVLIEIWQGIMPINRSCDLADAVADTAGVCIGILLALPINRYLSKVV, encoded by the coding sequence ATGAACACAATGATCTTTAAAAAACTGCTGTTGATCGCGGCTATCGGGTGGACAATCATCATGTTTATCGGGTGCTCGTGGCCGGGTGAAAGCGTGCCGGAATCGCTCTCGAACCGGGATAAACTGACGCACATCGCCATTTTCGCGGCCTTCGGTTTTCTCTGGCGGCTGGCGGGTCAAAGTACCGTCAAGGTGTTGCTGGCGGGTATTCTCTACGGCGTCCTGATCGAGATCTGGCAGGGTATCATGCCCATCAACCGGTCGTGCGATCTGGCCGATGCCGTAGCCGATACGGCTGGCGTTTGCATCGGTATCCTGCTCGCCCTACCCATTAACCGGTACCTGTCGAAAGTCGTTTAG
- a CDS encoding response regulator, which translates to MNRPNPARLLLIDDHRIFNDALVSLLSTQPDLMICGQVFDAADALPAIQRTSPHLILLDINLHHSNGIDLGKTIMANFPAVRILMLTMYNQTRLMDESRRAGLHGYMLKEAKTADLLRGIRAVLANETHFVGELANKAAPIDDAFGDEFARRLNLSFREVEVVALVREGLNNEQIAARMHISVETVKTHRKNIHFKLGITKVTDLIQFALRHGI; encoded by the coding sequence ATGAACCGCCCCAACCCCGCCCGCCTGCTACTGATTGACGATCACCGTATTTTCAACGACGCGCTGGTTAGTTTACTCAGCACCCAACCCGACCTGATGATCTGTGGACAGGTGTTCGACGCAGCTGATGCGCTGCCCGCCATCCAGCGTACCAGCCCGCATCTGATTCTGCTCGATATAAACCTCCACCATAGCAACGGCATCGACCTCGGCAAGACCATCATGGCCAACTTTCCCGCCGTCCGGATTCTGATGCTGACGATGTATAACCAGACCCGGCTGATGGACGAATCCCGCCGGGCGGGCCTGCACGGGTATATGCTCAAGGAGGCCAAAACGGCCGATTTACTGCGGGGTATCCGGGCGGTACTGGCCAACGAAACGCACTTTGTTGGTGAGCTGGCAAACAAAGCTGCGCCCATCGACGACGCGTTCGGCGACGAATTTGCCCGCCGGTTAAACCTGAGTTTTCGGGAAGTAGAAGTGGTGGCGCTGGTTCGGGAAGGGCTGAACAATGAGCAGATAGCCGCCCGGATGCATATCAGCGTCGAAACGGTGAAGACACACCGCAAAAACATTCACTTCAAATTAGGCATCACTAAAGTCACCGACCTGATCCAGTTTGCCCTCCGGCACGGGATATAG
- a CDS encoding tetratricopeptide repeat-containing sensor histidine kinase — translation MYRGQSSRYVVITLLLAGLLIGYCQPSVGQPIPALLSNRRGNVAYMDSMARVIKQHYARLATTAATPRTDTLLFQCLYRLSQLYQVWSGRRDSLLYFGNELVRQAHDRKNLFYEVNGKLLLEAYYRTGEINTPKALRLNLDVLSLIPPDKYYDNVRFQANLHLGSLYKLSTEYAKALHYTELARQVIIRDTVYRSAITNSLLIDLEQHVGSIYNRQGRFQASEQHYLKAESMLNRTSSEAEYGYVFDDLAELYLKYGHYGQALHYGKKAEAVWERIKSTGESKGWGTLASIYAGLGNDELAIWYAQKVLHLARPNKFVLEQAYRTLYLVAERQHDWQRAMGYYKRYVTVRDSIESDRRGLELMSIEKQAEYDQLALQSKQAQQLQAERVRTVEQEKQLVQLRADAEADRLYRRNLLTEKLRMLDKERADAQIAQQQARHRLQQQDFDRTVEQQADQTQRNWLFFGFVSTLLLLVALGLLLYSTRLRKRQADANLRLAYERKATDARIIQTQESERARLAADLHDDLGGTLATLNRRLTDMQDLVQDDAGQQAFADLVPLVQKSSDDLRRIAHNLMPPEFARIGLRYALEQLVQSQPLVPTRFTFLVSGNERRLPLDTELNLYRIVSEQVQNVNKHAKAGRAAVQLLYYDDKLTITVEDDGLGNRTTLAGNSPGIGLKTSKLRAEYIGATLWRDASEAGTLVVLEITYPLHIHEPPQPRPPATD, via the coding sequence ATGTACCGAGGTCAGTCTAGTCGCTATGTCGTCATCACTCTTCTGCTTGCCGGACTACTGATCGGGTATTGTCAGCCGTCGGTTGGTCAGCCGATACCCGCCCTGTTGAGCAACCGACGGGGTAATGTGGCGTATATGGACAGTATGGCGCGGGTAATCAAACAGCACTACGCCCGGCTGGCTACTACCGCTGCTACCCCACGCACCGATACCCTTCTGTTTCAGTGCCTGTATCGCCTGTCTCAATTGTATCAGGTATGGTCCGGGCGTCGCGACAGCCTGCTTTACTTCGGGAATGAGCTGGTGCGGCAGGCTCATGACCGGAAAAATCTGTTTTACGAGGTAAACGGTAAGCTGCTGCTCGAAGCCTACTACCGAACGGGCGAAATAAACACGCCCAAAGCGTTGCGGCTCAACCTCGATGTGCTCTCCCTGATTCCGCCGGACAAGTACTACGATAACGTTCGATTTCAGGCTAACCTGCATCTGGGTAGCCTGTACAAACTGTCGACCGAATACGCCAAAGCGCTCCACTACACCGAGTTGGCGCGGCAGGTTATCATCCGGGATACTGTGTATCGGTCGGCCATAACAAACAGCCTGCTCATTGATCTGGAACAGCACGTGGGCAGTATCTACAACCGGCAGGGGCGGTTTCAGGCCAGCGAACAGCACTACCTGAAAGCCGAATCGATGCTGAACCGTACGTCTTCCGAAGCCGAATACGGGTACGTTTTTGATGACCTGGCCGAACTGTATCTGAAATATGGTCACTACGGGCAGGCGCTGCATTATGGCAAGAAAGCGGAAGCTGTCTGGGAGCGTATCAAGTCGACAGGTGAATCGAAAGGGTGGGGAACACTGGCCAGTATCTACGCCGGGCTGGGTAACGACGAACTGGCGATCTGGTATGCTCAGAAAGTACTGCACCTGGCCCGGCCAAACAAGTTTGTGCTGGAGCAGGCCTACAGGACTTTGTATCTGGTGGCCGAGCGGCAGCACGACTGGCAGCGCGCAATGGGTTACTACAAACGGTACGTAACGGTTCGCGACAGTATCGAAAGCGACCGGCGCGGGCTGGAACTGATGAGCATCGAGAAGCAGGCTGAATACGATCAGCTGGCGTTGCAGAGTAAGCAGGCGCAGCAGCTACAGGCCGAACGGGTGCGAACTGTGGAGCAGGAAAAGCAGCTGGTGCAACTGCGGGCTGACGCAGAGGCCGATCGGCTCTACCGGCGTAATCTGCTAACCGAAAAGCTACGGATGCTGGACAAGGAACGGGCGGACGCCCAGATTGCCCAACAGCAGGCCAGGCACCGACTCCAGCAACAGGATTTCGATCGGACGGTGGAGCAGCAGGCCGATCAGACACAACGCAACTGGCTGTTTTTCGGCTTCGTTTCGACCCTGTTGCTGCTGGTTGCGCTCGGTCTGTTGTTGTACTCGACCCGGCTCCGCAAGCGACAGGCCGACGCCAACCTACGGCTGGCCTACGAACGCAAGGCCACCGACGCCCGCATTATCCAGACCCAGGAATCGGAGCGGGCGCGGCTGGCGGCCGATCTGCACGACGACCTGGGCGGTACGCTCGCTACGCTGAACCGACGCCTGACCGATATGCAGGACCTTGTGCAGGATGATGCGGGTCAGCAGGCGTTTGCCGATCTGGTGCCGCTGGTGCAGAAAAGCAGCGACGACCTCCGACGAATTGCGCACAACCTGATGCCGCCCGAATTTGCCCGGATCGGTCTGCGCTACGCGCTGGAACAACTGGTGCAGAGCCAGCCGCTCGTACCAACCCGGTTTACGTTTCTGGTATCTGGGAATGAACGTCGGCTGCCACTCGATACCGAACTGAATCTGTACCGGATCGTGTCGGAGCAGGTTCAGAACGTCAACAAGCATGCAAAGGCGGGCCGGGCGGCCGTTCAGCTGCTGTACTACGACGATAAGCTGACCATCACGGTTGAAGATGACGGACTGGGTAACCGAACGACTTTAGCGGGTAATTCGCCCGGAATTGGGTTAAAAACGAGTAAATTACGGGCTGAATACATCGGAGCAACGCTGTGGCGCGACGCGAGTGAAGCCGGTACGCTGGTTGTTCTGGAAATCACCTACCCACTCCACATCCATGAACCGCCCCAACCCCGCCCGCCTGCTACTGATTGA
- the gnd gene encoding phosphogluconate dehydrogenase (NAD(+)-dependent, decarboxylating) yields MHIGFVGLGKMGFNLVKNLIRHGHTVVGYDVNRTLVDSIKEQGAQGAYTLQELYDSLPEKRILWLMIPAGPLIDKVIEELLGVIKSGDTLIDGGNSHYKDSIRRHDYLKEKGIGYLDCGTSGGMSGALNGACTMVGGDADVIEPLHGVFTDISVENGYLYTGPSGSGHFVKMVHNGIEYGMMQSIAEGFEVLDKSDFPIDFEAVAKMWSHGSVIRGWLMELTQNAFSKDPKLDEIKGRMFSSGEGKWTLETALDLGVPTPVIAMSLMMRYRSLQDDTFTGKVVAALRNEFGGHAVEKK; encoded by the coding sequence ATGCACATTGGATTTGTTGGTCTGGGTAAGATGGGGTTCAACCTTGTCAAGAACCTGATCCGTCATGGTCATACCGTTGTCGGCTACGACGTCAATCGGACGTTGGTTGATTCCATCAAAGAGCAGGGCGCACAAGGTGCCTATACGTTGCAGGAACTGTATGACTCACTGCCCGAGAAGCGGATACTGTGGCTGATGATTCCGGCTGGACCGCTGATCGACAAAGTCATCGAAGAACTGCTGGGCGTTATCAAATCCGGCGACACCCTGATCGACGGTGGTAACTCGCACTACAAAGATTCGATCCGGCGGCACGATTACCTCAAGGAAAAAGGAATCGGCTACCTCGACTGCGGCACGAGTGGCGGCATGAGTGGCGCCCTCAACGGTGCCTGTACGATGGTCGGTGGCGACGCCGACGTGATTGAGCCGCTGCACGGCGTATTCACGGATATTTCTGTCGAAAACGGCTACCTCTACACGGGTCCGTCGGGGAGTGGCCACTTCGTCAAGATGGTGCACAACGGTATCGAGTACGGTATGATGCAGTCGATTGCCGAAGGCTTCGAAGTACTCGACAAGAGCGATTTCCCGATCGACTTTGAAGCGGTTGCCAAGATGTGGAGCCACGGCTCGGTTATTCGCGGCTGGCTGATGGAGCTGACGCAGAACGCGTTCAGCAAGGACCCGAAGCTGGACGAGATCAAAGGCCGGATGTTTTCGTCGGGCGAAGGCAAATGGACGCTCGAAACCGCCCTCGATCTGGGTGTACCGACGCCCGTTATCGCCATGTCGCTGATGATGCGCTACCGTTCGTTGCAAGACGACACCTTCACGGGTAAAGTAGTGGCAGCCCTGCGCAACGAATTTGGCGGCCACGCGGTCGAGAAAAAGTAG
- a CDS encoding fatty acid desaturase family protein: MKTLGPIHDPVFTGRTYSRLDQALLPFIKDERDLPFVYLTLKISLTLIPLSILLFMPFVTGALWWGIAAVHFYISNFVFKGPFGLMLHCTSHRQFFKSEYDWMNKYIPWIVAPFFGHSPETYYSHHIGMHHSENNLEDDESSTMTYQRDSLRSFMAYFGQFLLLGVHELLGYLRWKNRDKLAKRAMIGELLFIAFCIGLCFVNWPATVAVFILPMFIYRLIAMLGNWTQHAFVCSEDPGNAYKNSITCINVKYNKKCWNDGYHISHHIRPAMHWTEHPGFFQKTIDKYAQHKAVVFDGLDFLQIFFLLMRRRYDRLAKHMVNVNGVFANEQEAIELLRSRTQRIPLTVAEPVAA; this comes from the coding sequence ATGAAAACACTTGGCCCCATCCACGACCCGGTTTTCACCGGTCGTACGTATTCTCGTCTCGATCAGGCGCTGCTACCCTTTATCAAAGACGAACGCGATCTGCCATTTGTCTATCTGACGCTTAAAATTTCGCTGACGCTCATTCCCCTGTCTATTCTCCTGTTTATGCCCTTCGTGACGGGGGCGCTATGGTGGGGTATCGCGGCTGTCCATTTCTATATCAGCAACTTTGTATTTAAAGGGCCGTTTGGTCTGATGCTGCACTGCACGAGTCACCGGCAGTTTTTCAAGTCTGAATACGACTGGATGAACAAGTACATTCCGTGGATTGTAGCCCCGTTTTTCGGTCACTCGCCCGAAACGTACTACAGCCACCACATCGGCATGCACCACTCGGAAAATAACCTCGAAGACGACGAAAGCAGCACCATGACCTATCAGCGCGACAGCCTGCGTAGTTTCATGGCCTATTTCGGACAGTTTCTGCTGCTGGGCGTCCACGAGTTGCTGGGCTATCTGCGCTGGAAAAACCGGGACAAGCTGGCGAAGCGCGCCATGATTGGTGAACTGTTATTCATCGCGTTCTGCATTGGGCTGTGCTTTGTCAACTGGCCCGCTACGGTGGCGGTATTTATCCTGCCGATGTTTATTTACCGACTGATCGCCATGCTCGGCAACTGGACTCAGCACGCTTTTGTGTGCAGCGAAGATCCGGGTAATGCCTACAAAAACAGCATCACGTGCATCAACGTGAAGTACAACAAAAAGTGCTGGAACGACGGCTATCACATCAGCCACCACATCCGCCCGGCGATGCACTGGACCGAGCACCCTGGCTTCTTCCAGAAAACCATCGATAAATACGCCCAGCACAAAGCGGTCGTCTTCGATGGTCTCGATTTCCTGCAAATTTTCTTTCTGCTGATGCGCCGTCGCTACGACCGGCTGGCGAAGCACATGGTCAACGTCAACGGTGTTTTCGCCAACGAGCAGGAAGCGATCGAACTACTCCGCAGCCGCACGCAGCGTATCCCCCTGACGGTTGCCGAGCCGGTGGCCGCATAG
- a CDS encoding DNA/RNA non-specific endonuclease: MKQTILLFLGISLFVNGCRRPVLPGGPPTAPPPIGSTEPTRDDNLALGSPTANLPEGDDNFIIRRPTYVLSYNRQRGIANWVSWHLSTAWKGDAKRANEFRPDPMIPASWAVIRTSDYSNTGFDRGHLCPSDDRDGSPEDNATTFFLSNIVPQSPRHNREVWRFLEEYERKLIDTGNEVYIIAGPNGTGGTGQNGPANGIANGKITVPALLWKIIVVLPVGSDDLNRITTNTRVIAVGIPNVPTAADKPWQAYLMSVDALEKLTGYDFLSTVPTDVQRVIEARIDGGNS, encoded by the coding sequence ATGAAGCAAACAATTCTCCTTTTCCTCGGGATCAGCCTGTTTGTCAACGGCTGCCGACGTCCTGTATTGCCGGGTGGACCACCGACCGCTCCGCCACCCATCGGTAGCACGGAGCCTACCCGCGACGATAACCTGGCGCTGGGTAGCCCAACGGCGAACCTGCCTGAAGGCGACGACAATTTTATAATCCGCCGACCAACCTACGTGCTGTCGTATAACCGGCAGCGGGGCATTGCCAACTGGGTGAGCTGGCATCTGAGTACTGCGTGGAAAGGCGACGCGAAACGTGCCAATGAGTTCCGCCCCGACCCGATGATTCCGGCGAGCTGGGCCGTTATCCGCACGAGTGATTACAGCAACACGGGCTTCGACCGGGGGCATCTGTGCCCCTCCGACGATCGCGATGGGTCGCCCGAAGACAACGCCACTACGTTCTTTTTATCCAACATCGTGCCACAATCTCCGCGTCATAACCGGGAGGTCTGGCGGTTTCTGGAGGAGTACGAACGTAAGCTGATCGACACTGGCAACGAAGTTTATATCATCGCTGGCCCCAACGGAACGGGCGGAACGGGACAGAACGGACCGGCCAACGGCATCGCCAATGGCAAGATTACCGTACCGGCGCTGCTCTGGAAAATCATCGTGGTACTGCCCGTTGGCTCCGACGATCTGAACCGAATCACCACCAACACACGTGTCATTGCGGTTGGTATTCCCAACGTCCCGACCGCTGCCGACAAGCCGTGGCAGGCTTACCTGATGAGTGTCGACGCACTGGAAAAACTAACCGGCTACGATTTCCTGTCGACCGTCCCGACCGACGTGCAGCGTGTCATCGAAGCCCGGATTGATGGAGGAAATAGTTGA